The genomic DNA GCGGCGTCGGACCCGCGCATCGCCAACTGCTGGCGGCGTGACGCGAACGGCTCGACGACGAAGGCGTTCATGTCCTCGGCGAAGATCACCCGGCAGTCGCTGGTGTTCGCCAACCCCATCGAGACATCGGACCAACAGCTGGCCGTCACGGTCGTGAACCAGGACCCGGGGCAGACGCCTCGGCATGACCTGTCCTTCCCCCTCAACGACTGCGTGGCGGAGCAGTAGCCCACCAGGCGGGCAGGCCCGCTCCGGCGTCACGGCCGGGGCGGGATTTAACCTTCGCTTTCGCGTGGGGTTCTCCAAGGCAACAGGGCGCGAGCAGGGCTGGACTCGTGCTCCTCGAACCAACGGAGTGTCTCACCATGCGTCAGAATTTCCTCATGCGGTCCCTCGTCACGGCGTCGCTGTTGCTGGCCACCCCGGTGTTCGCGCAGAGCACGGCGCCCGCGGCGGAGGACAAGCCGGCGGAGAGCGGCGAGCGGCACGGCCATCATGGCAAGCGGGGCATGAAGGGCGAGCGGAAGATGGCCCGGATGGAGCACCGGTTGGACCGCGCGGTGGTGGATGGGCGGCTCACCCAGGCGCAGGCGGACCAGTTCAAGGCCGAGGCGAAGCAGCTCCAGGAGGAGCGGAAGGCGCAGCGCGAGGCCGCCGGAGGCCAGCTCACCGAGGAGCAGCGGCAGCAGGGCCGCGAGCGCTTCCGCGCCTTCCACGAGAAGGTGAAGGCCGCGATGAAGGCCAACGCGCCCGCGAAGATTTGAGCGGTGCGTCTGGGATTGTGCGGGGGGCGGGCACGGCGACGTCTGGAGGATGGTAGTTTCTCCAGGCATGACGACCCCGGGGAGGACGTGGTTCGGTCGCTATGAATTGCTGGAGCGGCTGGGCGCGGGCGGCATGGCCGTCGTCTATCGGGCCCGGTACCCCGCGGCCCCTGGCGTCACCAAGTCCGTGGTCATCAAGCGGGTGCTGGGGCACCACGCGCGGGACCCGGCCTTCACGGAGATGTTCCTCAACGAGGCGCGCATCTCGGTGAGCCTGAACCACGGCAACGTGGTGCAGGTGTTCGACTTCGGTGAGGTGGAGGGCGAGTACTTCCTCGCCATGGAGTGGGTGGACGGGCATCCCCTGTCCCACGTGATGAAGCGCGCGAGGACGAAGGGCCTGCCGCGGCTCCCCGCGCCCATCGCCGCGGGCATCGCCATCGACATGTGCCGGGGGCTGCATTACGCGCACCTGGTGCGCGATGAGCAGGGCGAGCCGCTGGGCCTGGTGCACCGCGACATCTCCCCCGACAACGTGCTGATGAGCTTCGAGGGGGAGGTGAAGATCTCCGACTTCGGCATCGCGAAGGCCCGGCTGGTGGGACGGCCGGAGACCGAAGTGGGCGTGGTGCGGGGCAAGTTCCAGTACTTCTCACCCGAGCAGGCGCAGGGGGACGCGCTGGATGCACGCTCGGACGTGTATGCGGTGGGCGTGGTGCTGTACCAGATGCTGTGCGGGCAGCTCCCCACCGAGGGCGGAGAGCTGGAGGTGATGTTCCGCACGGTGGAGGGGCGGCTGACGCCCGCGCAGCAGCTCAACCCGACGTTGGACGTGGCCATGCTGGAGATCCTCCAGCGCGCGCTGATGACGTCGCGGGAGGCGCGCTACCGGACGGCGGAGGCGCTGCAGCAGTCCCTCTCGGATTGGCTGAGCACGAACGCGCCGCTGTTCCCCACCAACACGCGCAAGCACCTGATGGGCTGGCTCTTCCAGGAGGAGCTGGCCGCGCGCAAGCGCGTGGTGGCGTTCCCGTCGGGTTTCCAGGCGCAGCTGGAGGCGTGGCTGACGGCTTCCGGAGCGGGGCCCACACCGTTGAAGCGGAGGGCCGAGGCCGCGCCGGTGACGCAGGAGCTGCCCGTCGGTGGCGCGGCGGAGGTCGCCCCAGTGACGCAGGTGATGGCGGCGAGGCCGCGGCCCAGGAGCGCGGCCATCACCGAGCCGGTGTTGCCGGACTCGACGCCCGTGCAGGACGGCGTCGCGCTGCGGGTCGTGAGGCGGGCGACGACGCTCGTCCAGGAGATGGGGCCGTCGATGCGGCGGCCCCGAAACCTGGCGGTGCTCGTCCTCCTGCTCCTGACGGCGCTGGGGGCCTGGGGCTGGATGCGGCACTACCTGTCGCCCGAGCCCGTGTGGGTTCGCTCCACGCCCGCGGGGGCGACGGTGTATCTCAACGGTGTCCGGGTCGGGCAGACGCCCTTGAGGCTGGACCTCTCGGACGAGCCCTCGCGGCGCGTCGTGAAGGTGGCGCAAGCGGGGTACTTGTCGTGGAGCCGTGAGTACCAGCCGGGCACCTCCGTCTCCCAGGACCTCGTGGCGGAGTTGCTGTGGGATTCCGCATTCGATCGCGAAGAGCCGCCCGAGACGGAGGCGCCCCCCGACGAGCTCACGGAGGACGTGGGAGAAGAGGAGCTCGTCCCCGAGGAGGAGGACCTCTTGTCGGAGGAGGACGCAGCCTCCTCGGAGAGTGGGGTGTCGATGATCCAGGCCCCACCCGCGCGCGTGCTGCTGCGCGAATCCGGGCAATCGTTCAATCCCACGCGCAAGGCGCGGGAGCTCGTGCTCGACCCGGCGGAGACGTACACGCTGCGCACCACGAATCCCTACGGCTATGGCTGGTCGAGAGTGCTCGACGGAGACGGCCGGCACGCGCCGAGCTCGTCACGTGTCCTGGCGTTCATCGCCGACCCGGAGGTCGCTCCCCAGCGGCGCCTGGTGCAGCTGTCCTCCGAGACTCGACGCGTGACGGGGGTGACGCACCTGTGGTTGTTCATCCTGTGGGGGCGCGACTGGGCGCTCACGCGGGGCAGCCGTGTGGACGTGGAGGTGCGCTCCGCGCTGGGGCGCGCGGGGGATGGGAGGCCGCTGAACGTCGCCGAAGTCGCGAGCGAGCTGGAGCCGGAAAGCCGCTTCACCGTGCACAAGCTGCGGCCCTCACAGAAGTACGCGGTCGAGATTCGCGTGCCGAAGGGGCGGCCCATCAGCCCGGTCATCATGTTGGCGGTGCCCGCGGCGCCCCACGTGCTGCGTGTCACGGGGCAGCCGGCGCAGGAGCGACTGCATGTCCTCACGCCGGGACGCCATGTCGTGTCGGGTGCCTCGGAGCTCTGGTTCAGCCTGCCTCGCTGGGCGGGCGACGAAGAGCTCGAGGTGGAGGTCGAGGTGAAGGCGAGCCCTTGAGCCTCAGTCGCGCAGGCGCTCCGCCCACGTGAAGTACGCGGCGCGCGCGTCCACGAACGGGTCACGGAAGAGGGCGCGGACCTCGGCCTTGTCCACCTGTCCCGCGTCGAAGGCGCGGTAGAGCTTGTCGCCGAGCAGGTACCCCAGGCCGTGGCTGACGCCATGGAACAGCCGGTCCTTGCGCAGGGGCAGCAGCTTCACCGCCTCCTCGGGCGCCTCCAACTCGGCGGCCGCGTGGGCGAGCACGAACGCGGAGACCTGCCGGTCCACGCCTCGCGTCTCACCGAAGCGTCGCACCCAGTCCGCCAGGTTCAGGCACGTGCGGCGGGGATTGACCAGCCGCGAGCCGAAGAAGCCCAGCGCCTCCTCCATGCACCGCGCGTAGAACGCCTCTGACGCCGTGCGAGGCTCCTCCATCGCGCTGCCCACCGCGCAGTGCCGCACGAAGTGCGCGGCCTCCTCCGCGGCGTGGTTCAACGACAACGAGGCCAGGTACGCCGTGCGCGCACGCGGGATGTAGCTGCTCTCGCGCGACAGGATGTGCCGACGAAGCTGCGACAGCTCCGTCTGCGTGAAGCGCCCCCGTTGCTGGATGCGCGCCAGCACGTCACCGTCCGCCACCGTGGTGACTTCCACCGACTCCAGCGCGCGACCCACCGGCACTCCGGCCAGTCGGCCGATGAGCGCCGCCATCTCCCGGAACCGCTCCGCCGCGCCCCGGTCCATCAGCGGCGCGTCTCCCGCCTCGGCTTCCAGGTAATCCAGGAAGCTCTGCTGACAGACGACAGGGGAGGCGTTGAGCAGGCACAGGGTGTCGTCGGCCAGCTCCACGGCCTCGGCCGAGCCCATCTGTCCGTCGCGGGCCAGCTTCCACCAGACGCCCTCCGCGTTCTGGTAGACGACCAGGCCACGACGCGGGGTCTCCCCCAGGGCCCGCTCCACCTGCGCGGGCAGGTGACACGGCGCGATGTGGTACTGGCCCACCAGGACGAGGATCAACGGACGGTCCTCGGCGCGGGCCGCGCGGGCGACGCGCTCGGCGGCATAGGCGTCTCGCAGCGCGAGGGAGCGCTCTCCCTGCGCCCGCCGGTCGATTCCGATGACCTCCAGGCGGTGCTTCCGGGCGAAGGCGAGCAGGGTGCGCGGAGCGCTTCCCGGGCCGAAGCCCGCACCCTCCGTACCAGCCCCCAGGCGTGCGAAGAGGGAGCGCTCCGACAGGCGTCCCGTGCCCCACGCATCGAGCGAGGCCTGGTGACGACCCTCGATGCACTCGAGGGCGAGCACGACGCGGCGGCCCGAGGACAGGGCGCGCTCCGCGAGGTCCAGGTACGTCTGCTGGGCCAGGGGGAGCGTGTGGTAGTCGCCCACGTACACCACGTCCGAGGCGCCGACGCGCTGGTGGACGTCGCTCAGCGGCAGGACGCGCCGATAGCTGGCGGTGCGCCGCCGGTAGCGGGCCTCGTAGGAGCGGAAGGCATCTGTCTGCCCGTCCACCACGCGGGCGATTTGTGCCCGCTGTCGACGGAAGAGGGCAAGGTGCAGGGCGAGCGAGTCGCGCATGGAGTGCGGCGATCCCTCGCACGGCCTCGGAGACCCGGCAAAAAATCGGCGGCGCTCTGCCTCGAGACCCCCTTCCTTGACTCGGGGAGGGCCTCAATGGACCATCTGAGTCAGCTTGAAGAACACACTCGCTCGCGCGACCCTCCTCAGCTTCGTGCTCTTCCTGGCGGTGCCTGTCCGTGCCGAGGAGCCTTCTCTTCTCCACTCCGCTCCG from Myxococcus guangdongensis includes the following:
- a CDS encoding serine/threonine protein kinase, producing the protein MTTPGRTWFGRYELLERLGAGGMAVVYRARYPAAPGVTKSVVIKRVLGHHARDPAFTEMFLNEARISVSLNHGNVVQVFDFGEVEGEYFLAMEWVDGHPLSHVMKRARTKGLPRLPAPIAAGIAIDMCRGLHYAHLVRDEQGEPLGLVHRDISPDNVLMSFEGEVKISDFGIAKARLVGRPETEVGVVRGKFQYFSPEQAQGDALDARSDVYAVGVVLYQMLCGQLPTEGGELEVMFRTVEGRLTPAQQLNPTLDVAMLEILQRALMTSREARYRTAEALQQSLSDWLSTNAPLFPTNTRKHLMGWLFQEELAARKRVVAFPSGFQAQLEAWLTASGAGPTPLKRRAEAAPVTQELPVGGAAEVAPVTQVMAARPRPRSAAITEPVLPDSTPVQDGVALRVVRRATTLVQEMGPSMRRPRNLAVLVLLLLTALGAWGWMRHYLSPEPVWVRSTPAGATVYLNGVRVGQTPLRLDLSDEPSRRVVKVAQAGYLSWSREYQPGTSVSQDLVAELLWDSAFDREEPPETEAPPDELTEDVGEEELVPEEEDLLSEEDAASSESGVSMIQAPPARVLLRESGQSFNPTRKARELVLDPAETYTLRTTNPYGYGWSRVLDGDGRHAPSSSRVLAFIADPEVAPQRRLVQLSSETRRVTGVTHLWLFILWGRDWALTRGSRVDVEVRSALGRAGDGRPLNVAEVASELEPESRFTVHKLRPSQKYAVEIRVPKGRPISPVIMLAVPAAPHVLRVTGQPAQERLHVLTPGRHVVSGASELWFSLPRWAGDEELEVEVEVKASP
- a CDS encoding ChaN family lipoprotein, whose protein sequence is MRDSLALHLALFRRQRAQIARVVDGQTDAFRSYEARYRRRTASYRRVLPLSDVHQRVGASDVVYVGDYHTLPLAQQTYLDLAERALSSGRRVVLALECIEGRHQASLDAWGTGRLSERSLFARLGAGTEGAGFGPGSAPRTLLAFARKHRLEVIGIDRRAQGERSLALRDAYAAERVARAARAEDRPLILVLVGQYHIAPCHLPAQVERALGETPRRGLVVYQNAEGVWWKLARDGQMGSAEAVELADDTLCLLNASPVVCQQSFLDYLEAEAGDAPLMDRGAAERFREMAALIGRLAGVPVGRALESVEVTTVADGDVLARIQQRGRFTQTELSQLRRHILSRESSYIPRARTAYLASLSLNHAAEEAAHFVRHCAVGSAMEEPRTASEAFYARCMEEALGFFGSRLVNPRRTCLNLADWVRRFGETRGVDRQVSAFVLAHAAAELEAPEEAVKLLPLRKDRLFHGVSHGLGYLLGDKLYRAFDAGQVDKAEVRALFRDPFVDARAAYFTWAERLRD